The nucleotide sequence GATGCGGTCAATTTCGACAGCTATCAGTTCTGCAGCGTCGATTGCGGGCGCGGCTATGGCCGGGTCGATGAGAAATACGCATCGGGCTATCTGATGGTAAAGTTCGACACCCGCGACACCCTGCCGCTGTCGATCCGCGGCGACGCCGGGGTGCGTTACGTTCACACCGAACTCAGCACAAAGGGCGTTATTCCGACCGCCGCACCCGCCGGCTCGGTCTTTCCGACGATCGGCGTCATCGCATCGGTGGACCGCACTTATGAAGACTGGCTGCCGTCTGCAAATCTGGCAGTCGATGTCACCAATAACATCATCGCCCGCCTGGCCGCCGCCCGCGTCATGTCGCGGCCGTCCTATGGCCAGTTGATCCCCAGCGGCAACGTGAACACGGCCATCCGCACGGGTTCGTTCAGCAACCCGTTCCTGGAACCCATCCGCGCTAACACGTTCGACGCGGCGGTCGAATGGTATTTTGCGCCGGGTTCGCTGTTCTCGGTCGCTTATTTCTTCAAGGACATCGAAACCTATATCCAGAATACAACGTCGCTGGTGCCGTTCAGCGAACTGGGCCTGCCGTCGTCGCTGCTGGTCGATACCAATGTTACGCCGGACGACCTGTTCACCATCAGCCGCAGCGAGAACACGCCGGGCGGGCCGCTGCGCGGGTTCGAGGCCAATCTGCAACTGCCGCTGACGTTCCTGCCGGGTGTGCTGCGTAATTTCGGCATCCTCGGCAACTTCACGCGGGTGCGGTCGAACATCAACTATATCCTGCAAAGCGCCAATGGTGTGCCGACCCTGACGACGACGGCGCCGCTGGTGGGCCTGTCGCCGGAGACGGCGAGCGGCACGCTGTTTTACGAAGACGACCGGTTCAGCATCCGTTCCACGCTGAACTACCGCGCGGGTTACTTCACCAGCATTCCGTCGGGTTCGGCAGACAGCGACGTGGTGGGCATGGCCGACACGATCTTTGTCGACGCATCGGCTTCCTACAACCTGACGGAAAACATCAAGCTGATCGCCGAGGTGCAGAACATCACCAACGAACAGACCAAGATGTACGTCGACAGCGTGCGGCGTGATCCACTCTACACCTCCTATTTCGGACGGACATTTGCCCTGGCGGTAAATTTCCAGTTCTGATCCCGTGCAAAAGGCGGCCTCCCCCGCGCGGGAGGCCGCCGTTTGCCGCTTGCCTCGTCCAGATCACGCCCACTGGATAGACCGGGAACGCTTTAACCCGCGCACGGTTGAAGCGGCCTGCCGGGGATCGAAGCAGATTGTGGGTCGCGCACGATCGGGGTTCTGCCACAACGGCTGCCGGAACGGGATTTGCCGACCGTGGGGGAACGATGGACGAACTGACGAAGACGCCGGACCTTTACATCATCCTGCTGACCGCTGCCGGTGCCCTGATCGCGCTGGTCGCGTGGCTCCCACTGGTTCTGAAGCGCCTGCCGCTATCGCTGCCCATCGTCTGCATCGTGCTGGGTGCCTTGGCGATCCTGACGCCGCTGGTGCGGTTCGATCCGTCGCCGCTGGCCCATCCGGTCATTGCCGAACGATTCACTGAATTCGTCGTCATCATTGCGCTGATGGGCGCCGGTCTGAAGATCGACCGGCCCTTTTCCTGGCGGACCTGGGGCGTCACCTGGCGACTGCTGGGGATCACCATGCCGCTCAGCATCGGCGCGATCCTGTTGCTGGGTCATTATGGGCTGGGCCTGTCGCTGGTTGCGTCGCTGCTGCTGGGCGCGTCGCTGGCGCCGACCGATCCGGTGCTGGCATCGGACATTCAGGTCGGCCCGCCGCAGGGAGGCGCGGAGGATGAGGTCCGCTTCGGTCTGACATCCGAAGCGGGTTTCAATGACGGACTTGCCTTTCCCTTCGTCAATCTGGCGATCGTCATGGCGCTGTCGGCGGGCACGGGCGAGCCGTGGCTGGTCGACTGGCTGACCTATAATGTCGCGTGGGAAATCGGCGCCGGGGCGCTGGTCGGATGGATCATCGGCAAGGCGTTCGGCTGGCTGACCTTTCGCATGCCGGGGCAATCGGCGCTGGCCAAGACGGGCGACGGGCTGATCGCGGTGTCGGCCACGTTCGTCTCCTACGGCGTGACCGAGATGCTGCATTGCTACGGCTTTCTGGCGGTGTTCGTCACCGCGCTGACGTTCCGTTCCGCGCATCGCAACCACGATTTCCAGCGCGAGATGCATGACCTGACCGAACAGGTCGAACGTCTGGCGATGATGGTGCTGCTGCTGCTGTTCGGCGCCAGCCTTGTGACCGGGCTGTTGCGGCCGGTCGGCTGGACCGACGTGCTGGTGGCGCTGGCGATCATTTTCCTGGTCCGGCCCGTCAGCGGCTTGCTGGGCATGTGGGGCACCAAGACGACGGGTGGCGAGCGGGCGTCGATCGCGTTTTTCGGGATCCGCGGCGTCGGCAGCTTTTACTATCTGGCTTACGCCCTGAACGAAGCGGACTTTGCTGAGGCGGAGCGGCTTTGGGGCATTGTCGGGCTGGTCGCGCTGCTGTCGATCCTGATCCACGGGCTGACGGTGACGCCGCTGATCCGGTTGCTGGACCGCACCCACGGCCGCGACCCTGACGCCCAGCATCGAAAGGCGGTGCCGCCAGGCGGGCAGATCGGACCGGCGGGCACGCCGGAAAAGGCATCGGACTGAACGGGCGCCCTGCGCGGTTGTCGGCAGGCGATGGTTATGAGATGCCGGGGCCAAGATCATCAAGCGCCTGGAGAGGCATGTCACAGAAAGCCGGGTTGACCCGCCGACAAGTCGGGATCGCAACCATCGCTGCGGGTACGCTGGGCTGGCGCCCCGCACTGGCCGCGACGCCGACCGCCGCCGATATCGTGCGCCGCATGGCCGATTATCGCGGCGACTCGTGGAAGCCGGACGGGCTGGACGGCTTTACGGCAGGCGACCCGCAAGTGCCGGTCAGCGGCGTTGCGGTAACGGCGATGCCGGACCTGAAAACGCTGCAACGGGCCGTGGCCCAAGGCTGCAATATGGTCGTCAGCATCGAATCGCCGCTCTACGCCCGCCCGCCTGCTCCGGCAGTCGGGGATGCAGCCTCCGGTCCCGCACAGGTCGCGGAGCGGCTGCGGGCCGATCCGACCTATCGCGGCAAGCTGCACTTCATCGCGCGCAACCGCATGGCCGTTTTCCGGCTAAGCGACAATCTGGGCAGCGGCGACGATCCGCTGGTCCAGGGCATTGCAAACACGATGGGCTGGCAGCGCTATTGCAGCGCCGACAACCCCCGGCGTTTCGACATTCCGCGTGGCTCGCTGGCGGCGCTGGCGGCGTCGGTGAAGCGTCAGCTGGGCGTGAATGGCGGGATGCGCGTGATCGGTCAGGGCGACCACGCCGTCTCACGCGTGCTGGTGGTGCCAAGCCGGATCGACCCCGTTGCGGTGGTAAAGCAGCTGCCCCAGGCCGACGTGCTGCTGGCAGGCGACCTGCGCGAATGGGAACTGGTCGAATATCTGCATGACAGCTGGGAAACCGACGCGCCGAAATCGCTGATTGCGGTGGGCCGCATCCTGTCCGAACAGCCGGGCATGCTGGCGGCGGCATCGTGGTTGCGGTCGGTTGCGAACGTGCCCGTGCGGCCTTTGATGGTCGAAGACCCGTTCTGGAGGCTGCCGGCATGACCCCGCGCGAACTGGTCGAACGCATCATCGCCCAGGGCACCGCGGACGGCGCCCCCCCGCCGCCCGTCGCCGGTTACCGCGACACGTTCAAGATCGGCGACCCGGATGTGCCGATCACAGGTATCGCCACCACCGGCATGACGACGCTGCGCGTGCTGAAGCGCGCGGTGGCGGAGCGGCGCAACTTCATCATCCCGCATGAAGTGACGTGGTTCAACGACCGCGACGATCCGGCGGGCTATGTCGAGGACGATCCCGTCTATCGCGCGAAGAAGGCGTTTTGCGAGGATCATGGGCTGGTGATCTGGCGCAACCACGACCTGACCCACCGGATGCGGCCCGACCAGATGTTCGTCGGCCTGTTGCGCCAGCTGGGCTGGGCGGCGGACGCGACGCCGCTGATCGGCCGGCTGCCCACGGTCACCCTGCCCCGCCCCACGACGCTGGCCGCCCTTGCCGCGCATGTCGTCGCCCGCTGCGGCGCGCATGCCTATCGACTGGCCGGACCGGCGGACATGACCGTGCGAAAGGTCGCGGTCGGGGTCGGCTATGCCTTTCCGAATTTCCTGACGGATCCGGATGTCGACGTGATCGTCGGCGGCGAAGCGCAGGAAGGCACCGACAGCAGCTTGCCCACGCACGACCTGATCCAGTTCGCCGCCGACTCCACGGCGCTGGGCCGACCGCGCGGGCTGGTCGTGCTGGGCCGCATGGCGACGGAGGATATCGGCATGCAGGTGGTGGCCGAATGGATCGGCTCCCTCGCCCCCGATATTCCGATCGCCTATCTGCCCGCTGGCGAGCCGTTCGCCCGCCCCTTTGCCGCTTTAGCCAAGCGGGCGGCGTCAGTCGCCCTGCGGCTGGGGCAGTAACAGGGCCAGCAGCAGCATCCGACATTCGGCGTCCATTTCGCCATCGATCATTTCGGGGCGAAATCGCCGCTGAAAGGCCATGATCGCGGCGCGCGGTTCGGTCACGTCATAGCCGAAGCGTTCCAGCGCCAGGAGAAAGCTGGCCTCGTTCCAGTGCGGGTCCATCAACCCGCGGGTGGGGCGCGGCAGCGCAAGCCGCAGGCGCGCCAGCCGCGACCAGGGGAAACGCTCGCCAGGATCTTTCTTGCGCGTGGGGGCGATGTCCGAATGGCCGACGACATTGCCGCGCGTCACCTGATGCCGGTCCTTCAACGCCGCGACCAGCCGGATCACGGCACAGACCTGCTCCTCCGGAAAGTCGCGATACCCCCATTCATGGCCGGGATTGACGATCTCGATCCCGATGGAGGCGGAATTGACGTCGGTGATGCCGCGCCAGTGCGAACGACCGGCATGCCATGCGCGGCGTTCCTCATCGACCAGCGAGAAGATGCGGCCATCCTCTTCGACCAGATAATGCGACGACACCTTGGCCGCCGGATCGCACAACCGCTCCAGTGCCGCCGCACCGGTTTCCATGCCGGTATAGTGCAGCAC is from Sphingomonas sp. IW22 and encodes:
- a CDS encoding Nif3-like dinuclear metal center hexameric protein, which produces MTPRELVERIIAQGTADGAPPPPVAGYRDTFKIGDPDVPITGIATTGMTTLRVLKRAVAERRNFIIPHEVTWFNDRDDPAGYVEDDPVYRAKKAFCEDHGLVIWRNHDLTHRMRPDQMFVGLLRQLGWAADATPLIGRLPTVTLPRPTTLAALAAHVVARCGAHAYRLAGPADMTVRKVAVGVGYAFPNFLTDPDVDVIVGGEAQEGTDSSLPTHDLIQFAADSTALGRPRGLVVLGRMATEDIGMQVVAEWIGSLAPDIPIAYLPAGEPFARPFAALAKRAASVALRLGQ
- a CDS encoding cation:proton antiporter, which produces MDELTKTPDLYIILLTAAGALIALVAWLPLVLKRLPLSLPIVCIVLGALAILTPLVRFDPSPLAHPVIAERFTEFVVIIALMGAGLKIDRPFSWRTWGVTWRLLGITMPLSIGAILLLGHYGLGLSLVASLLLGASLAPTDPVLASDIQVGPPQGGAEDEVRFGLTSEAGFNDGLAFPFVNLAIVMALSAGTGEPWLVDWLTYNVAWEIGAGALVGWIIGKAFGWLTFRMPGQSALAKTGDGLIAVSATFVSYGVTEMLHCYGFLAVFVTALTFRSAHRNHDFQREMHDLTEQVERLAMMVLLLLFGASLVTGLLRPVGWTDVLVALAIIFLVRPVSGLLGMWGTKTTGGERASIAFFGIRGVGSFYYLAYALNEADFAEAERLWGIVGLVALLSILIHGLTVTPLIRLLDRTHGRDPDAQHRKAVPPGGQIGPAGTPEKASD
- a CDS encoding N-acetylmuramoyl-L-alanine amidase, with translation MRHIPAPSPNHDERALPVSMIVLHYTGMETGAAALERLCDPAAKVSSHYLVEEDGRIFSLVDEERRAWHAGRSHWRGITDVNSASIGIEIVNPGHEWGYRDFPEEQVCAVIRLVAALKDRHQVTRGNVVGHSDIAPTRKKDPGERFPWSRLARLRLALPRPTRGLMDPHWNEASFLLALERFGYDVTEPRAAIMAFQRRFRPEMIDGEMDAECRMLLLALLLPQPQGD
- a CDS encoding Nif3-like dinuclear metal center hexameric protein codes for the protein MSQKAGLTRRQVGIATIAAGTLGWRPALAATPTAADIVRRMADYRGDSWKPDGLDGFTAGDPQVPVSGVAVTAMPDLKTLQRAVAQGCNMVVSIESPLYARPPAPAVGDAASGPAQVAERLRADPTYRGKLHFIARNRMAVFRLSDNLGSGDDPLVQGIANTMGWQRYCSADNPRRFDIPRGSLAALAASVKRQLGVNGGMRVIGQGDHAVSRVLVVPSRIDPVAVVKQLPQADVLLAGDLREWELVEYLHDSWETDAPKSLIAVGRILSEQPGMLAAASWLRSVANVPVRPLMVEDPFWRLPA